One Lysinibacillus sp. OF-1 DNA segment encodes these proteins:
- a CDS encoding GGDEF domain-containing protein: MKNLRIKLLLSLIAFAVILVAVISYVNRQILVADIEKQVAMNKVLIENHILTDMQTIDNAHFYFDKNMSDNMEQELRKLQNDYRKNPAIETWDLQQKKQKHGMDIYIVDQSNKVIYTTFEKDIGLDFSSCCQRFSALLDERRASGEFYTDGIDISTTTGEYRKFGYLATHDKKYLLELGIDLLNDPVFQTFNFEKTAESLIAKYEDLVEVQIINAGGVFFDDSRLKKITVRDQSKQFQQYFELAKKKMEPVEFQKALHHGYIETHLFLPYEAETVRGESSKRLVYVKFVNSTKIEALQKNTKQFWILLSIALLTAFIMLLVINKILSKTIYLATFDPLTGVYNRATYIRKFDNLLKKRKMNVPGLLLIDLDNFKQVNDQFGHVEGDRILIETAMILKHVVKNNGFVVRFGGDEFAIVLYDTTEQQMQQIAEAILTQIRTVKYEGYASEKWSVLSVSMGGAIYHHVEETEMSLFERADKALYQSKNAGKDQYSSYAEVAADEDYSI; this comes from the coding sequence ATGAAGAACCTGCGTATAAAATTATTACTATCTTTAATAGCTTTTGCAGTCATACTCGTTGCTGTCATTTCATATGTCAACAGACAAATACTAGTGGCAGATATCGAGAAGCAAGTGGCCATGAATAAAGTATTAATTGAAAATCATATTCTGACAGATATGCAAACGATCGATAATGCTCATTTTTATTTTGATAAAAATATGTCAGATAATATGGAACAGGAACTTAGAAAATTACAAAACGATTATCGCAAAAATCCTGCTATTGAAACTTGGGATTTGCAACAGAAGAAACAGAAGCATGGTATGGATATTTACATAGTAGATCAATCCAACAAGGTGATTTACACGACATTTGAGAAAGATATTGGTTTGGATTTTTCGAGCTGCTGTCAGCGTTTTTCGGCATTATTGGATGAGCGGCGTGCTAGTGGTGAGTTTTATACAGATGGAATAGATATTTCGACAACGACAGGAGAATACCGAAAGTTCGGCTATTTGGCAACGCATGATAAGAAATATCTGCTTGAGTTAGGCATAGACTTACTGAATGATCCAGTCTTTCAAACCTTTAATTTTGAGAAAACCGCAGAATCCTTAATTGCTAAATACGAGGATTTAGTAGAAGTGCAAATCATTAACGCCGGTGGAGTTTTTTTTGATGATTCTAGATTGAAGAAGATCACCGTGCGAGATCAATCCAAACAATTTCAGCAATATTTTGAGCTAGCGAAGAAAAAAATGGAGCCAGTTGAATTTCAAAAAGCATTACATCATGGTTATATAGAAACGCATCTTTTTTTGCCTTATGAAGCAGAGACAGTGAGAGGGGAGTCTTCAAAAAGGCTTGTTTATGTGAAATTTGTCAATTCTACTAAAATAGAAGCGCTCCAAAAAAATACAAAACAATTTTGGATTTTACTATCCATTGCCTTGCTAACAGCATTTATTATGCTATTAGTCATCAATAAAATTTTATCTAAAACAATCTATCTTGCCACATTCGATCCGTTAACGGGTGTCTATAATCGTGCTACCTATATTCGGAAGTTTGACAATTTATTAAAAAAACGAAAAATGAATGTGCCTGGTTTGTTGTTAATCGACTTGGATAATTTTAAGCAAGTAAATGATCAATTTGGGCATGTGGAAGGGGATCGTATCCTGATTGAAACAGCCATGATTTTAAAGCATGTAGTGAAAAACAATGGCTTTGTCGTGAGATTCGGTGGAGATGAATTTGCTATTGTCTTGTACGATACGACAGAACAACAGATGCAACAAATTGCAGAGGCCATTTTGACTCAAATCAGAACCGTAAAATATGAGGGATATGCTAGTGAAAAATGGTCCGTATTATCTGTCAGCATGGGTGGCGCCATTTATCATCATGTTGAAGAGACAGAAATGAGCTTATTTGAACGGGCGGATAAGGCACTATATCAATCTAAAAATGCAGGTAAAGATCAATATTCTAGTTATGCTGAGGTCGCTGCTGACGAAGACTATAGTATTTAA
- a CDS encoding pseudouridine synthase codes for MRLDKLLANMGYGSRKEVKQLLKQKAVTVDGAYVKDAALHVDPEQQIVSVFGERVVYTEFVYFMMNKPPDVISATEDLRDETVIELLEPLHQHFQPFPVGRLDKDTEGLLLLTNDGLLAHNLLSPKKHVPKVYFAQIEGVVTEEDVEKFAHGVELDDGYVTKPGKLVILQSAQQSEIELTIQEGKFHQVKRMFEAVGKRVTYLKRLSMGNLHLDDKLALGEYRELTAEELASLQNNH; via the coding sequence ATGCGTTTAGATAAATTACTAGCGAATATGGGGTATGGTTCCCGTAAAGAAGTGAAGCAGCTATTAAAGCAAAAGGCTGTCACAGTGGATGGTGCTTATGTTAAAGACGCAGCGCTACATGTAGACCCAGAACAGCAGATTGTATCAGTGTTTGGAGAGCGCGTTGTTTATACAGAGTTTGTCTATTTTATGATGAATAAGCCACCTGATGTTATTTCTGCAACAGAAGATTTAAGAGACGAAACGGTGATTGAATTATTAGAGCCATTGCATCAGCATTTTCAACCTTTCCCAGTTGGACGGCTGGACAAAGATACAGAAGGGTTACTGTTATTAACCAATGACGGTTTGCTGGCCCATAATTTATTGTCTCCGAAAAAACATGTGCCAAAGGTTTATTTTGCACAGATTGAGGGCGTTGTGACGGAAGAAGATGTCGAGAAATTTGCGCATGGCGTGGAATTAGATGATGGCTACGTTACAAAGCCTGGAAAGCTTGTGATTCTACAATCTGCACAGCAATCAGAAATAGAGCTGACAATTCAGGAAGGCAAATTTCATCAGGTGAAACGAATGTTTGAGGCTGTGGGTAAACGTGTAACGTATTTAAAGCGGTTGTCTATGGGGAATCTTCACCTAGATGATAAGCTGGCATTAGGTGAATATCGTGAACTAACTGCAGAAGAGCTAGCCAGCTTACAAAACAATCATTAA
- a CDS encoding putative polysaccharide biosynthesis protein yields MSNLMKGTAILTLGMFLSKVLGLIYIFPFYAIVGEKNIALYQYAYIPYSIMLAIAISGAPIAVSKFVSKYNAMGDYQSGRKLMKSGILIMMVTGFGAFIALFLLATPIAGLVIKSEEQVFTVEQIASVIRWVSFALIVVPFMSLWRGFFQGYDKMEPTAVSQLVEQIVRIVVLLGGSFLVVVVFKGKPETAISFAVFAAFIGAIGGLGVLYYYWKKYQPEFNLLRSQSVTSTQLPMSNIYKEVITYSIPMVFVGVANPLFQLVDMLTFNGAMTSIGLAEVTDTYLSMINFMTHKVVIIPVMLATGFSMALVPTITKYYTQGEYLSLRHAMDKTYQILIFITLPAVVGISLLANEIYFMLYSESEMGATILAHYAPVAILFALFQVTAALLQGIDFQKWIVFSLLSGIFVKLALNIPFIRWLEADGAIVATAIGYSVSILINILVLRKTLNYRSEMVVRRVMLIALLTMAMAISVLVVHKLLELLMGPVDSKFSALLFSIICAGVGVAVYGFLSLRLGLAQKLLGERLTRIMSKLGMK; encoded by the coding sequence ATGTCCAATTTAATGAAAGGTACTGCGATATTAACACTGGGGATGTTTTTATCGAAGGTACTCGGATTAATTTATATTTTTCCGTTTTATGCAATTGTTGGCGAAAAGAACATTGCGCTTTATCAGTATGCATATATTCCCTATTCTATTATGTTGGCAATAGCTATTTCAGGTGCGCCAATAGCCGTCTCTAAATTTGTCTCCAAGTATAATGCAATGGGAGACTATCAATCAGGTCGCAAGCTGATGAAATCGGGCATACTCATTATGATGGTAACAGGCTTCGGGGCATTTATCGCACTCTTCCTGCTTGCAACGCCGATAGCAGGGCTAGTTATTAAAAGTGAGGAACAAGTCTTTACGGTTGAACAAATTGCTTCGGTGATTCGCTGGGTCAGCTTTGCCTTAATCGTCGTACCATTTATGAGTCTATGGCGCGGCTTCTTCCAAGGCTATGACAAAATGGAGCCTACGGCAGTTTCTCAATTGGTAGAACAAATTGTGCGAATTGTTGTGTTACTTGGTGGTTCTTTCTTAGTCGTTGTGGTGTTCAAAGGGAAGCCAGAGACAGCGATTTCGTTTGCTGTGTTTGCTGCCTTTATTGGGGCAATCGGTGGATTAGGTGTTCTTTATTACTACTGGAAAAAATATCAGCCTGAATTCAACTTATTACGTAGCCAAAGTGTGACGTCTACACAGCTACCGATGTCCAATATTTATAAAGAAGTGATTACCTATTCCATACCAATGGTGTTTGTTGGAGTAGCCAACCCGTTATTCCAATTAGTTGACATGCTTACATTTAATGGGGCGATGACTTCCATTGGTTTAGCAGAAGTGACAGATACTTATTTATCGATGATAAACTTTATGACACATAAGGTTGTCATCATTCCGGTCATGCTAGCGACAGGCTTTTCAATGGCATTAGTACCGACGATTACAAAATATTACACACAGGGTGAGTATTTATCGCTACGCCATGCGATGGATAAAACCTATCAAATTTTAATTTTTATTACATTGCCAGCTGTAGTAGGTATTTCTCTTTTAGCTAATGAAATCTACTTCATGCTTTATTCAGAAAGTGAAATGGGTGCTACTATATTAGCGCATTATGCACCAGTTGCGATTTTATTTGCATTATTCCAAGTAACAGCAGCGTTGTTACAAGGGATTGATTTTCAAAAGTGGATTGTCTTCAGCTTATTATCAGGGATATTCGTTAAGCTAGCGTTAAATATTCCATTCATTCGTTGGCTGGAGGCAGATGGTGCCATTGTGGCAACTGCAATTGGCTATAGTGTATCGATTCTTATCAATATCCTTGTGCTACGAAAAACATTGAATTATCGATCAGAAATGGTTGTTCGTCGTGTTATGTTGATTGCTTTATTGACAATGGCAATGGCAATTAGCGTGCTCGTTGTGCATAAATTATTGGAATTGCTTATGGGCCCAGTAGATAGTAAATTCTCAGCATTACTATTCTCTATTATTTGTGCGGGTGTTGGTGTGGCTGTTTACGGCTTTTTATCACTGCGCTTAGGTTTGGCACAAAAGTTATTGGGTGAACGATTAACGCGCATTATGAGCAAACTGGGAATGAAATAG
- the asnB gene encoding asparagine synthase (glutamine-hydrolyzing): MCGFIGYINGTNVIDHHQTIENMMNTIIHRGPDSGGIHSDDKVTLGFRRLSIIDLSEVANQPLYSEDGNIVLVFNGEIFNFQELRADLIEKGHTFKTQSDSEVIIYGYVEYGVDFVKKLRGMFAFCIWDKKNDLQFIARDGFGIKPLYYSEYTTDGTFIFGSEIKSFLPHPSFIKELNKQAIRPYLTFQYSSMDETFFKGVFKLPPAHYMLIQNGQKQIVQYWDKKFHAKDAPIEKYIEEIQSTVKESVEAHKISDVKVGSFLSGGIDSSYITSLLRPDKSFSVGFADYEDMFNETNLAKDLSDTLNIQNERRYITADECFEALPKIQWHMDEPQSNPSSVPLYFLSELASKDVTVVLSGEGADEIFGGYAWYQNSGKMQKYEKLPLGLRKTLRGMAEALPKNQYTNFLIKGAQTVEERFIGEAVVWDEVDAINVLKPAYKNAPSVKSITKRIYDEVPGDDDVTKMQYLDLNLWMPGDILLKADKMSMAHSIELRVPFLDKEVMELAKNIPSRYRVNDIDTKYVLRQAAHQELPEEWAKRPKLGFPVPIRHWLREEKYYSMVKEMFTTDFANEFFDTKQLVGYLDEHYEGKANRGRYIWTVYVFLVWYKKFFVDMV, encoded by the coding sequence ATGTGCGGATTTATTGGTTATATTAATGGAACAAATGTGATTGATCATCATCAAACAATAGAAAATATGATGAATACAATTATTCACCGCGGACCAGATAGCGGCGGTATTCATAGTGACGATAAAGTAACGTTAGGTTTCCGTCGATTAAGTATTATTGACTTATCAGAAGTAGCAAATCAACCATTATATAGTGAAGACGGCAATATTGTGCTTGTATTTAATGGGGAAATTTTCAACTTCCAAGAGTTACGTGCAGATCTTATTGAAAAAGGTCATACGTTTAAAACACAGTCAGATAGTGAAGTCATTATTTATGGCTATGTAGAATATGGCGTAGATTTTGTGAAAAAACTACGTGGGATGTTTGCCTTCTGTATTTGGGATAAAAAGAATGATTTACAATTTATTGCACGTGATGGTTTTGGTATTAAACCATTGTACTATTCTGAGTATACAACAGATGGTACATTTATTTTCGGTTCTGAAATAAAATCGTTTTTACCACATCCTTCATTTATTAAAGAATTAAATAAACAGGCGATACGCCCATACTTAACATTCCAATATTCTTCAATGGATGAAACCTTCTTTAAAGGTGTCTTTAAATTACCACCTGCACACTATATGCTGATTCAAAATGGACAAAAGCAAATTGTGCAATATTGGGATAAAAAATTCCATGCAAAAGACGCACCGATTGAAAAATATATCGAAGAAATTCAGTCAACGGTTAAAGAGTCTGTAGAAGCTCATAAAATTAGTGATGTAAAAGTTGGTTCATTCTTATCTGGTGGTATTGACTCTAGTTATATTACTTCTTTATTACGCCCAGATAAATCCTTCTCAGTAGGATTTGCTGACTATGAAGATATGTTCAATGAGACAAATCTTGCAAAAGATTTATCAGATACGTTGAATATTCAAAATGAACGTAGATATATTACAGCGGATGAGTGCTTTGAAGCTCTTCCTAAAATTCAATGGCATATGGATGAGCCACAGTCCAATCCATCTTCAGTGCCACTTTACTTCCTTTCAGAGCTTGCATCAAAAGATGTAACAGTTGTGCTATCAGGTGAAGGCGCAGATGAAATTTTTGGTGGCTATGCTTGGTATCAAAACTCAGGGAAAATGCAAAAATACGAAAAACTACCATTAGGTCTTCGTAAAACATTACGAGGAATGGCAGAAGCCCTACCGAAAAATCAATATACGAACTTCCTTATTAAAGGTGCTCAAACGGTAGAAGAGCGTTTTATTGGAGAAGCAGTCGTGTGGGATGAAGTAGATGCCATTAATGTTTTAAAACCAGCTTATAAAAATGCGCCATCTGTAAAATCGATTACAAAACGTATTTATGATGAAGTGCCTGGTGATGACGATGTGACAAAAATGCAATACCTGGATCTAAACCTTTGGATGCCTGGTGACATTTTATTAAAAGCAGATAAAATGAGTATGGCTCATTCAATTGAATTACGTGTACCATTTTTAGATAAAGAAGTTATGGAATTAGCGAAAAATATTCCATCTAGATATCGTGTCAATGACATTGATACAAAATATGTTTTACGTCAAGCGGCACATCAAGAATTACCAGAGGAATGGGCGAAACGGCCAAAACTTGGTTTCCCAGTGCCAATTCGTCACTGGTTACGTGAAGAAAAGTATTACAGCATGGTCAAAGAAATGTTTACAACGGACTTTGCGAATGAATTCTTTGATACAAAACAATTAGTGGGCTATCTAGATGAGCACTATGAAGGGAAAGCAAATCGCGGTCGATATATTTGGACGGTTTATGTATTCCTAGTGTGGTATAAAAAGTTCTTTGTGGACATGGTATAA
- a CDS encoding NAD(P)/FAD-dependent oxidoreductase produces MYDVIVIGGGPSGLMAAIAAGERKKKVLLLEKGAKLGKKLAISGGGRCNVTNRLPVEEIVKHIPGNGRFLYSPFTVYNNEDIIAFFEGLGVALKEEDHGRMFPVSNRAQDVVDTLIRQLQRLHIEVRLHTAVSKLLMDENKILGVRLADGSEVRSQAVIVAVGGKAVPQTGSTGDGYPWAERAGHTITTLFPTEVPVLSKEDFIQARELQGLALRDVAVSVLNKKGKTLVTHQMDMLFTHFGLSGPAVLRCSQFVVKELMKTGYEPVTIRIQTLPHYNEETCLQYLNKLIKEDPKKAVKNVWKGIAPERWLLFLCERANIDVQSTGAELSQEKIRQLAHLLVNFTLKVSGTQSLDKAFVTGGGVSVKEIEPKTMASKKKEGLFFCGEILDIHGYTGGYNITSALVTGRIAGMHAAL; encoded by the coding sequence ATGTATGATGTAATCGTGATCGGTGGTGGCCCATCTGGTTTAATGGCGGCGATTGCTGCCGGAGAGCGTAAAAAGAAAGTGTTATTGTTAGAAAAAGGCGCAAAACTTGGCAAGAAATTAGCCATCTCTGGCGGTGGACGTTGTAATGTTACTAATCGTTTACCTGTCGAAGAAATAGTTAAGCATATACCTGGCAATGGTCGTTTTCTTTATAGTCCATTTACAGTTTATAATAACGAAGATATTATCGCATTTTTTGAAGGGCTTGGTGTCGCCCTAAAAGAAGAGGATCACGGCAGAATGTTCCCTGTATCCAATCGGGCACAAGATGTAGTTGATACACTAATTCGTCAGCTTCAACGACTACATATTGAAGTTCGTTTACACACAGCCGTCAGTAAGCTTCTGATGGACGAAAATAAAATTTTGGGTGTACGTCTTGCGGATGGCTCCGAAGTCCGTAGTCAAGCAGTCATTGTAGCTGTTGGTGGCAAGGCGGTCCCACAAACCGGTTCAACAGGTGATGGCTATCCTTGGGCAGAGCGTGCTGGTCATACAATCACGACGCTCTTCCCAACAGAGGTGCCTGTTCTATCAAAAGAGGACTTTATCCAAGCGCGTGAGCTTCAAGGGCTAGCATTGCGTGATGTCGCTGTCTCTGTGCTCAACAAAAAAGGCAAGACACTTGTCACACATCAAATGGATATGCTCTTTACCCATTTTGGCTTGAGTGGTCCCGCTGTTTTACGCTGTAGTCAGTTCGTTGTGAAAGAATTAATGAAAACAGGCTATGAACCAGTGACAATACGTATTCAGACACTGCCTCATTATAATGAAGAAACATGTCTGCAATATTTAAATAAACTAATCAAGGAAGATCCAAAAAAGGCTGTGAAAAATGTCTGGAAAGGCATTGCACCAGAACGGTGGCTCTTATTCTTATGTGAGCGAGCAAATATCGATGTCCAATCAACAGGTGCTGAGTTATCCCAAGAGAAAATTCGTCAATTAGCACATTTACTAGTCAATTTCACATTAAAAGTGAGCGGCACACAGTCACTTGACAAAGCGTTTGTTACGGGCGGTGGTGTCTCTGTAAAAGAAATCGAGCCAAAAACAATGGCATCAAAGAAAAAAGAAGGTTTATTCTTCTGTGGAGAAATTCTTGATATTCATGGCTATACAGGAGGCTATAATATTACCTCTGCGCTCGTAACGGGACGTATTGCAGGAATGCATGCTGCATTATAA
- a CDS encoding AIM24 family protein yields the protein MGKFSLDEFVHKTQQDDNENDYFELETERVLEVNLNGEVWSKMGAMISYTGDIKFERERVLEHGLGKMFKKALTGEGTQLMKASGKGRLYLADQGKKVTVFDLKNDSICVNGNDLLAFEPSIEWDIRLMRKMAGIMSGGLFNVTLQGTGKVAITTHFEPLTLLVKPGETVYTDPHATVAWSGNLTPEFKTDISFRTFIGRGSGESIQMAFSGEGFVIIQPFEEVYMSSES from the coding sequence TTGGGAAAATTTTCTTTAGATGAATTTGTTCATAAAACACAGCAAGATGACAATGAAAATGATTATTTTGAATTGGAAACTGAACGAGTATTAGAAGTGAATCTAAACGGTGAAGTATGGTCAAAAATGGGTGCAATGATTTCCTATACGGGTGATATTAAATTTGAACGTGAGCGTGTGCTGGAGCATGGTCTTGGTAAGATGTTTAAGAAGGCTTTAACAGGTGAAGGCACGCAATTGATGAAAGCAAGCGGAAAGGGAAGACTTTATTTAGCAGACCAAGGAAAGAAAGTAACGGTCTTTGATTTGAAAAATGACAGTATTTGTGTAAACGGAAATGATTTACTTGCCTTTGAGCCTAGTATTGAGTGGGATATACGCTTAATGCGTAAAATGGCTGGCATCATGTCAGGCGGTCTATTCAATGTGACACTACAAGGAACAGGGAAAGTGGCCATTACAACACATTTTGAACCATTGACATTATTAGTGAAACCAGGTGAAACAGTTTATACTGATCCACATGCTACTGTTGCATGGTCAGGAAATTTAACACCTGAGTTTAAAACAGATATCAGCTTCCGTACATTTATCGGTCGTGGCAGTGGCGAATCCATTCAGATGGCATTTTCAGGTGAAGGCTTTGTCATTATCCAGCCGTTTGAAGAAGTTTATATGTCTAGTGAAAGCTAA
- a CDS encoding L-lactate MFS transporter: MNKNRWLIALSAIAIHLSIGGAYAYSVYKLPIVTEMGWSETKVTVAFTIMMGLAGFSAALFGSLVEKMGPRKSAMVAAVLFGAGQAGAGVAISMDSVVMYWLTYGVLSGLGMGIGYIAPVSTLVKWFPDRRGLATGMAVLGFGSGALITAPVAANLMEAVGISTTYFILGASYFTLMILGASYIAPPKPGYMPANMKAAADKGKEVVKKDLAVMSAREAVKTKHFWMLWSMHLVNVTAGIMMISVASPMAQEIVGLSVAGAAAMVGIMGLFNGGGRLIWAAVSDYIGRSNVFVIFFTAQLITFIVLPHTTNVIIFQALIFLVVSCYGGGFSNLPAFASDLFGTKQLGVIHGYLLTTWSLGGIFGPLLVSTIKNAYGSYIPVFYVFAGLIAASLIISLTLRADVRKQTALKAAQNVGDVSATQ, encoded by the coding sequence ATGAATAAAAATAGATGGTTAATTGCATTATCTGCAATCGCTATTCACCTTTCAATCGGTGGAGCCTATGCATACAGTGTATATAAGCTACCGATTGTCACAGAAATGGGATGGAGTGAAACAAAGGTAACGGTTGCCTTTACCATTATGATGGGGCTTGCAGGTTTCTCTGCCGCATTATTTGGTAGCTTAGTAGAAAAAATGGGGCCACGTAAATCGGCGATGGTAGCAGCTGTCTTATTTGGAGCAGGACAAGCTGGTGCGGGTGTAGCGATTTCAATGGATTCTGTTGTCATGTACTGGTTAACATATGGTGTTCTTAGTGGGTTAGGTATGGGGATTGGTTATATAGCCCCTGTATCAACACTTGTAAAATGGTTCCCAGATCGCCGTGGTCTAGCAACAGGTATGGCCGTACTTGGATTTGGATCTGGTGCATTAATTACAGCGCCAGTCGCAGCCAACTTAATGGAGGCAGTTGGCATTTCTACAACGTATTTTATTTTAGGGGCAAGTTATTTCACGTTAATGATTTTAGGGGCTTCATATATAGCGCCACCTAAGCCTGGTTATATGCCAGCGAATATGAAGGCAGCTGCCGATAAAGGCAAAGAAGTAGTAAAGAAAGATTTAGCAGTGATGTCAGCGCGTGAGGCTGTCAAAACAAAGCATTTCTGGATGCTATGGTCCATGCATTTAGTCAATGTAACTGCGGGGATTATGATGATATCTGTTGCCTCTCCGATGGCACAGGAGATTGTTGGTCTATCAGTTGCTGGTGCTGCTGCAATGGTAGGAATAATGGGGCTATTTAATGGTGGTGGTCGTTTAATTTGGGCCGCTGTGTCTGATTATATTGGTCGTTCAAACGTTTTTGTTATTTTCTTTACAGCACAATTAATTACATTTATTGTCCTACCACATACAACAAACGTAATTATTTTCCAAGCACTTATTTTCTTAGTTGTTAGTTGCTACGGTGGTGGATTCTCGAATTTACCTGCATTTGCTAGTGATCTATTTGGTACAAAGCAACTTGGCGTTATTCATGGCTATTTATTAACAACTTGGTCATTAGGTGGTATTTTCGGACCGTTGTTAGTAAGTACAATTAAAAATGCTTACGGAAGCTATATTCCTGTGTTCTATGTATTTGCTGGGTTAATCGCAGCTTCATTAATTATTTCGTTAACACTACGTGCAGATGTACGTAAACAAACTGCTTTAAAAGCAGCACAAAATGTTGGAGATGTCTCCGCTACTCAATAA
- a CDS encoding DMT family transporter: protein MKQFTIYMILFSCVFFWASNFIIGSILIEHWAPITVAIFRLIIIVLFLGCISWKAITRTIFTRKNLLLLVIAGILGVSINHYSFYASLQHTSPITAALILACAPIVTSLLNKLIYHESRNGIFWLGAIISFVGVGLIITKGALITISIGKGEVLSLITMLSFSLFLIIVNHLSLKMSAQSITFYTNLIGLLMLIPFSFTILPQTNWQVTYPYWILLVLSAIVIHGVSNLMWNQKMKEIGSTNASLLLNFEPAIAMLLSAIFLKQFPTSVQIYGSLLILLGILLCIYYKEIKVMLFMKGKTN from the coding sequence ATGAAGCAATTCACTATCTATATGATTTTATTTAGCTGTGTATTTTTTTGGGCCAGTAACTTCATTATTGGCTCGATTTTAATTGAACACTGGGCTCCTATAACAGTCGCCATTTTTAGGCTAATTATCATTGTTTTATTTTTGGGATGTATTAGTTGGAAAGCTATTACCCGAACAATATTTACGCGCAAGAATTTACTATTGTTGGTCATTGCAGGAATACTGGGCGTTTCCATTAATCACTATAGTTTTTATGCCAGCCTTCAGCATACTTCTCCTATCACTGCGGCTTTAATATTAGCCTGTGCACCGATTGTCACATCATTATTGAATAAATTGATTTATCATGAATCACGGAACGGCATATTTTGGCTAGGTGCGATCATTTCATTTGTAGGAGTGGGTCTCATCATTACAAAAGGAGCCCTCATCACCATTTCTATTGGTAAGGGAGAGGTGCTAAGTTTAATTACAATGCTAAGCTTTTCCTTATTTCTTATTATTGTGAATCATCTTAGTCTAAAAATGTCAGCTCAGTCCATCACCTTTTATACAAATCTAATTGGCTTACTGATGCTTATACCATTTTCTTTTACTATATTGCCGCAAACAAATTGGCAAGTAACATACCCCTATTGGATTTTGCTAGTTTTATCAGCAATCGTTATTCATGGGGTTAGTAATTTAATGTGGAATCAAAAAATGAAGGAAATAGGCTCGACGAATGCTTCGCTGTTATTGAATTTTGAGCCAGCTATTGCCATGCTGTTGAGTGCGATTTTTTTAAAGCAATTTCCTACCAGTGTCCAAATTTATGGCTCCTTACTGATTTTACTAGGGATTTTGCTATGTATTTATTATAAAGAAATAAAAGTTATGCTTTTTATGAAAGGAAAAACAAATTAA